The following is a genomic window from Solidesulfovibrio sp..
CTCGAAGGAGGCCGCCAGGAACAGCGCCCTTTTCAGCTCCAGCAGGGCGTTTTGCCGGAAGTTGACGTCCACGCAGGCGATGGCGGCCGGGCCGTCGAGGAGGTAGTCCAGGGCGTTGTCCCCGGCCGAGGTGATGCCCACCACCCGGGAGTCCGGCCCGAGCCCGAGCAGCCGCCGGTCCAGGCGGGGGTCTTCCCAGCAGGTGTTGTAGATGAGCCGGTTGCCGTGGACGAAGCGGAAAAAGGCGTCGTGGAGGCGGGAGCGCAGTGGTTTGGTCATGTGGTGGTGCCGGTCGGCGGGATGGAAGGTGGTTGTTGCCCGGGGTAAATACCCAAAACCGGACCGGGGCGGGCGACGAACGGGTGACGGGACGCCGACAATCCGGCCGCCGGGCCGTGGCGGGCGGTCGGCGACGCGCGTCCACGCTTTTGGGTCCAAGGCGTGCTTTCGGCTACATTTCTGTCGTCCGCACCCGTACAATTTTGTCCGCCCCTTCGACGAGGCGCCTAGAAATCCAGAAAATACGCCATGCTAGGCCATGGCACGTTCCTTGTATAATCCCGCTGACCCCGACAACTGGTGACCGGGGAAAGGAGCGTGCATGGAAGAGGCCATTTTCGAGGAACGGCGGGATCAGATCCACCGCACGGGCGAAGGGCCCTTTGCGCTGGCCTGCAACCGCGACAGCCTGGCCGGGGCGGTGTCCCAGCGGGCCTGCGTGTTCTGCGGCTCGCGCGTGGTGCTCTACCCCATCGCCGACGCCCTGCACCTGGTGCACGGCCCCATCGGCTGCGCCGTGTACACCTGGGACATCCGAGGGGCGCTGTCCTCGGGGCCGCAGCTGCACCGCTTGAGCTTTTCCACCGACCTCCAGGAAAAGGACGTGATCTTCGGCGGCGAGAAAAAACTCAAGGCCGCCCTGCTCGAACTCATCGCCCGTTACAAGCCCAACGCGGCCTTCGTCTACGCCACCTGCATCGTGGGCATCATCGGCGACGACGTGGGCGCCGTGTGCCGCGACGTGGCTGCCACCACCGGCATCCCGGTCATCCCGGTCCAGTCCGAGGGGTTCAAGGGCAACAAGCGCGAAGGCTACGCCGCCGCCTGCAAGGCCATGTTCCGGCTCGCCGGCACGGGCGACACGGCCGGCATCAGCCCCGTGTCCGTCAACATCCTCGGCGACTTCAACCTGGCCGGGGAAATCTGGATCATCCGCGAATACTTCCGCAGGATGGGCGTGGAGGTGGTGGCCAACATCACCGGCGACGGCCGGGTCGCCGACATCCAGCGCTGCCACGGCGCGGCCCTCAACGTCGTGCAGTGCTCCGGGTCCACCATGGAGCTGGCCCAGATGATGCAAGAGCGCTTCGGCACGCCGTTTCTGCGCGTGTCCTACCTCGGCATCGAGGACATGGCCGATTCGCTCTACGCCGTGGCCGACCACTTCAAGGACCGCGACCCGGGC
Proteins encoded in this region:
- the nifE gene encoding nitrogenase iron-molybdenum cofactor biosynthesis protein NifE produces the protein MEEAIFEERRDQIHRTGEGPFALACNRDSLAGAVSQRACVFCGSRVVLYPIADALHLVHGPIGCAVYTWDIRGALSSGPQLHRLSFSTDLQEKDVIFGGEKKLKAALLELIARYKPNAAFVYATCIVGIIGDDVGAVCRDVAATTGIPVIPVQSEGFKGNKREGYAAACKAMFRLAGTGDTAGISPVSVNILGDFNLAGEIWIIREYFRRMGVEVVANITGDGRVADIQRCHGAALNVVQCSGSTMELAQMMQERFGTPFLRVSYLGIEDMADSLYAVADHFKDRDPGIVERTQDLVREELANLLPKLKQYRKDLEGKKVAVYVGGAFKAFSLIKAFRHLGMKVVLVGSQTGTKEDYEELAAICDPGTVIVDDSNPLELSKYVKELDVDLFVGGVKERPIAHKLGVGFCDHNHERKEALEGFVGMLNFAKEVHASATSPIWRFVPRREAMAKANATTVARRAAGGEGL